The Vibrio crassostreae genomic interval TTTATTCAGCACGTAGAGCGCTACATTCACGTTGAAGTGAAGAAGCTTTATCCAGATGCTGAGCCACCTGAATTCAGTTTTATCACCACGACCGAAGCACAACTTGTTTTTGACTACAAAAGCGCAAGATGTATGTCTCATGTTTGTTTAGGGCTTATCGAAGGGTGCGCTGAATACCACGGTGAATCTATTGCGGTGGAGATGACGCCACAAAATGATGACCAGAGCGTGGTTAGGTTTAATCTCAAAGTAGAAAAGTGATATGGATCCGGCCTCAGCCCTAGAGAAAAAACTTAAACGCCAGATTGCTGCGCGAAAAGCAGCAGAAGCTTTGTTGGAACAAAAGAGCCTTGAACTTTTTGAGGCCAACCAACAACTCGAGCTTGCACTGCGTCAGTTAGAGAAGCGTTCCAATGCAAACATACGTCGCATTGAATTCCAAGAACAAATCGACAACCTGTTGATTGATTTCGGACGCGCTTTTCTGAGTAATGATCTTGATGACGTCATGTTGTCACAATTGACGACAAGTGTGACCAACAGTTATCTGATTGAAGCCAGTCGTTTGATTTTGCCTCCCAAGCTGCTCCCTCAATTACACACTTATGACTATGGTGATGAAACCGTCGAGGTGATAGAGCAAGATATTCAAGAGCCTCATTGGCAAGGCAACCACCTTACCGTGCCATTAGAGGTTGAAAAGGTCATAGTCGGCGCGTTAATTGTGAAGGTCAGGGTGTTAGACCAAGATTTCGAATTCATCCAAAGCCAACTGTTGTTAGTTACCGACCTTATTTGTAGTGCCTTAACCCACCAGCTTGCTATCAATCGAAACATTGAATCACGTAAACGAGCAGAAGAATCTGAAAGAGCAACGCGTGACTTTGTCGCAATGATCAACCACGAATTAAGAACCCCGCTTAATGGCCTACTAGGTAGTGCCGAATTGATCAGCGATACCGAACTGAATAGCTCTCAACGTGAAATAGTGAACAACTTAAGTCAATCTGGAGAGTTTCTCAGAACCATCATTAATGACCTATTGGATTACAGTAAAATCAACGCGGGAATGTTGGAGTTAATACCGAAAAAGTTCGCGCTTCATGATTTGAGAAATACTATCGATAGTATCTTTACCAATCGAGCACTTGAAAAGCAGCTTAAGTTTGATGTTGATGTAGACAAAGGTGTACCGAGCCATTTCTATGGTGACTTAGAGCGTATTACTCAACTGTTCGTAAACTTGATTGGAAACGCCATCAAGTTCACGGATAAAGGACATGTGAGCGTTGAGATTAAATGGTTGAGAGACCAATTTATTTTTTCCGTAGAGGACACTGGAGTTGGGATCGCTCAATCCTCTCATAAGACACTGTTTGAACCTTTTACTCAGGCGGATAATTCAAGTAGCCGAAACTACGAAGGGACTGGGCTTGGTCTCGCCATCTGTCGTAAGCTAGTAGGTTTGATGCACGGTGATATTAGCGTGACCAGTGTTGTTGGCTCAGGCACGACTTTTACCATCTCGATTCCTCTTCAAGTTGTCGATGTGCCAGCAGAGAATGACAGTGTCACTAAAGGCTTTGAGTCAGAGGCGGAATTGTCACTGCTTAAAGTGCTGGTGGTTGATGATATTAAGATGAACCAGATCATCATCCAGCAAATGCTACGCAAATACGAGATAGAGCCTGCTATTGCCACTAATGGAATCGAAGGGCTAGAGCTTGCTTCTGACAACGAATACGACATTGTGTTCATGGATTGCAGAATGCCCGTTATGGACGGCTTTGAAGCGACAGAGAAGCTAAGAAAGAAAGGGTATTCTAAGTCTATAGTTGCTCTCACTGCCGGAACGACGCTTGAAGAGCGGGAACGCTGTATTCAGTGTGGAATGGATGACATTTTGAGTAAGCCTTACACCGCCAATGATCTTAAAGAGATGCTTAAGAAGTGGGGTGTCTCTGCGGTGAAGGTTGCGTAAACGGGCCAATAAAGCGTTGTGAGTTATGTACGATAGTTTAAAGACAAAAAACCGAAGTGATCTTGCGATCCTTCGGTTTCTTCTTATATAGAGCTTTTGCTGGCCGTTAAGCTGCGGAACTCGTCATTAAGTCGCGGAACTAGCAGTTAATGACACTAGGTTTAGCAATCTTCAAGTACCGGTAGAATTCGACTTAGCTTATCCAGTGTTTCTTGGTATTCAGAAGCACAATCACTATCAAATACTACACCACCGCCAGCCCATGCATAAAGCGTGTTGTTCTCTGCGACCAAGGTACGAATGGTAATGCTGGTGTCCATTCTGCCATTTCGGCTGATGTAACCAATACTGCCGCAGTACGCTGAACGTCGATGTGGTTCTAACTCTTCAATGATCTGCATGGCGCGAACTTTTGGTGCGCCAGTAATCGAACCGCCAGGGAAACACGCTCTCAGGAGGTCCGTCGCAGAAT includes:
- a CDS encoding ATP-binding protein, which codes for MDPASALEKKLKRQIAARKAAEALLEQKSLELFEANQQLELALRQLEKRSNANIRRIEFQEQIDNLLIDFGRAFLSNDLDDVMLSQLTTSVTNSYLIEASRLILPPKLLPQLHTYDYGDETVEVIEQDIQEPHWQGNHLTVPLEVEKVIVGALIVKVRVLDQDFEFIQSQLLLVTDLICSALTHQLAINRNIESRKRAEESERATRDFVAMINHELRTPLNGLLGSAELISDTELNSSQREIVNNLSQSGEFLRTIINDLLDYSKINAGMLELIPKKFALHDLRNTIDSIFTNRALEKQLKFDVDVDKGVPSHFYGDLERITQLFVNLIGNAIKFTDKGHVSVEIKWLRDQFIFSVEDTGVGIAQSSHKTLFEPFTQADNSSSRNYEGTGLGLAICRKLVGLMHGDISVTSVVGSGTTFTISIPLQVVDVPAENDSVTKGFESEAELSLLKVLVVDDIKMNQIIIQQMLRKYEIEPAIATNGIEGLELASDNEYDIVFMDCRMPVMDGFEATEKLRKKGYSKSIVALTAGTTLEERERCIQCGMDDILSKPYTANDLKEMLKKWGVSAVKVA